TCTTCAGCCGAGTACTTTTCATTTAAGTCACGATAAAAATCTTTAATCTTCGCAGTTCCTTCAGATTTTAAAAAATAACGAATACTTTTAAAATCTGAGCGATTTACTATATGTGATGAATGACTCGTTATTAACGTTTGAAGGTTAGGAATTGTACTAACTAAATTTTTTACTTTATCAATAAATACATATTGCATCTGTGGATGAGTATGAGCCTCAGGTTCCTCTATTATTAACAGGTTAATATCTTTGGGTGCGTCTTCAAAATCAAGCTTCCTAATTTCAATTTGGAGTATCAAGTATAAGATATTCATATATCCAAGACCGTTTAAATGTTCAGGTAGCTGCTCCTCTAATTTCCCGTATATCACCTTTGAAAAATTCTCAACTACTCCTTCTGACTCTAAAGCAGAGATAACTCCCAAATTATGGAGTCCTAAAAACTCCTTAGCTGTATCTAAGAACCCTTTGAATTGGCTTTTATACAGCTCATTTAGTGAAGCATCCATATCGATCATTGATTTATTAATTGCTGTAATATCGTCAAATGATAATTTATTTTTTTTATTATAATAAGCTGAAGTTAGTCGCGAAAGTACTGCTTTTTTATTACCCGACTCTGAGCTCGCTACATCTCTTTTAGCATGTATTACTTGAATATTTATCAGATTCTTAACTGTAGTCCAATCGCGAACTTGTTCTTCTAGCTTGACTTGATTAATCAGCTCTAAATCACTTTCATCTTCTAAAGCATAAACTTTAGTTTGTAAAAATTTATACAAATATTTTTTAATGTAATCATCATGTCTATCAGATATTTTATCTAACTCTTTCAATAAAGGATTCAATAATATCTTAGCCTCAAAGTAAATTTTAACTGACCTTTGTTTATCATCGAGATCTAAAATGAAGTCAGAAACATTAGCTAAATTATCTTTTACATCATACTTAATATCTAAAAGTAAACTAATTGCTAAATTTTCAACATTAGTGTTTCTATCGATACTCAGTAGTTTTTCTCTAAGGCTGAGAGGAAAGTCATCAAATTGAAATACGGGATTTTTACTTCCTAAAAATCGTTCTAGTAAGACTATAAATGAAGTTTTTCCTGTATTATTTCGTCCGATTAGTAAAGATAACTTGTCATCATCTTTCTTGAGCTCCTGCTCATCACCTTTTAAATTTAATACTGCATTTTTAATAAGCCGAAAATTTTTAACTTTTATTGAATTGATGTACACATTAGTCCCTTAATACTCGTGATTTTTTATTTCCTATATTAGTACCAAATAGCAATATATATTACTAGTTATAAACTTAAGGATTGGACTTCCCAGCTTTCACTAAACAGTTTTTAACTCAGAATAATACTGTACTTCTCATTCTTTTCTCTTTGTGAAAATTCAAAAAAAAGCCGAGTATTTAGAAATACTCGGCTTTGACTACACAATGCGATTTACTGAACTACTTCAGCAATGGTTTTAATAACTGGCTTAGGGTTTAAATTACGATCCCATAGTAATGGGTAGTTTGTTCAATTTGGGATTGGGTAGTCGTTATACTAAGGCATGCTATCAAACAACCCCGAAAAGTAACGTTGGCTACCCTACTGCGCTTTGCATAAAAAAATAAAGCCCACGAAAAAATAGTCTGTATAAAAATACAGACTATTTGATCTGGGGTTAATTACTTCTAAGTAGGCTTATTATTCAACCAAGGTTACCGATACCTCATCCACATAAAAGTCTGCAGTGAGTTCGTTTGATTCAACATAAAGTAAAGCGGCGCTTTCCTGCGTTGTAATTGAGTGGGTGTAAGTACCCGATAGTTTAACCCAGTCGCCTGCTGCAACGGTTGTAACAGGCGTCAACTCAAGGTATTCAGTGCTAGCATGTTCTATTTGTAGTGTTAGCTTTATACCTGGCGAAACGGTACTGGTATCGTCAGATAACTTAACCCATGCCGAGACGTTATAGGTTTTATCTGCTGTAAATAGGCCTTTTACATCTTTTTGTAACCCATTCCACGTTTCTGTTCGCCCTTGTACTAAAGCGCTATTATTGCCACTGTGGGCTTGGGTTGTCTCTAAGGTTATACTTGCACTGCCACGCGCTTGCCATGAATTAAGTCCGGATTCAAAGTCGCCATTAGTTAACAGCTCTGCTGAAGGTGCTGGCTCAACTACTTCAATTAACTCTTTTAATGCATTTGCAAATCCTTGTAAGGCAGGTTTTGCAGTAAAGTCATTAAAAAATAACAGTGGCCATTCTGTTGTCGGCTCTGGCCAGTTTTGTAACCAGCTATCCTCGTCAATTACGCCCCAAATTGTAATACCACCGCGTTGATCTTCAGGTACAGTTTCTAGGTATGTTTTAACAATATCGTAGTAGTACTGCTTTTGTTCATCTGCTCTTTCACTGGTTAGGTAAGTTAGAGGAATGCCACCTTCGTTGTTCATACGAACATCCAGCTCGGTAATTTTTACTTTAATTTTAGGGCGAATATCGACCGCTTTTTGAAGCTGAGCCTGTATGGTTGAAATATCAGGGCTGTTAAGCGATATATGCGATTGAAACCCTATACCATCAATGGGTATACCACTGTCCTGAAAGTTGTTAACCATAGATATAACAGCATCTAATTTATCTGCATTCCAAATCAGGTTGTAATCGTTGTAATATAAGTCGGCATCAGGATCCGCCGCTCTAGCTGCTTTATAAGCTAACGGTAAATATTCAGCACCTATATTTTCAAACCATACAGATTCGTCGGCGCTATCGTTTGTGGTTTTTTCACCTCTGTATTTGCCGTTTTCCATAAACGCTTCGTTAACTACATCCCAACTAACGACGGTATCGTTACTCCCCTCTTCTTCAAAGTGAGCAGCAATTTGAGTGATGTGATTTTTCATCATGGTTATCCACGCGGCTTTATCACCCTGAAAACTCTTCATCCACGGTGCTATTTGTGAGTGCCAAACAAAAACATGGCCATGTACTGTGAGTGAGTTTTGTTTAGCGTAGTTAACTAGCTCGTCTGAATCGTCATAAAAAAATTCGCCTTGGGTAGGTTGTAAATAGGTAGGTTTCATAATATTTTCAGCAGAGAGCTGATTAAAGTGTTGCTCAACAAGCGTTTTAATCTCTGGTCTGTCTATTATGCTATTGCTAAATCCACCAGCGGGTACTGCAACTCCAATGTTAAAATTAGGTGCCAATGCTTTTAAACTTTGTGCTGTTACTGCGCTGTATTGAACATCAGGTATTTCTTGTGCTGGGACATCGTCTAAAATAAAGCCTGAAAATTCGTCTAGGTATATAGACTTACCTATATTCTCTTCTTTTGAGAAGTGGATTGCCAGCCTCACTAAAGAGTCAGCTTCGGCTGTTGCGGCTGTTAATGTTATTTTTTGCCACTCGCCAGTGAATGTTTCTTTGACTAGGCTTAGCTGCCCATAATCTGGCGCAGGTGTTTGAATCCAAAAATCGGCACTGGTTCCCTCTTCACCTTTGGCCCATACACTAAACTCATAATTTTTTCCGCCAGTAATAGGGATGTCTTCGTAGGCTATTTCTATACCCCATGGATTATCGCCGAGTGTATTAACAACAACTTCAGCTGCTTTTGATCCTATATAGCTGTTAATTCCCTCTTGTGACTCAATGATTTCTATTGTTGCTGAGGCAGTTGACTCTTGATCAGGTCTGAATACCCAGTTGCCTACTGGCGCGGTTTGACCCGCACTGTCTTCTTCAAAACCACCATTGATTATATCAGCAGCTTCTGGTGTTTCGGTTTCTGATGTATCTGGTTCTACTATTTCAGCAACTTGAGGGACCTCAGGGTCATTATTACTCCCTCCGCAAGCAACTAAGAGTGACATTAAAGCCACAAAAGTACTGTTACGAACAGTCAATTTTTTCATCTTTTATTCCTTAAACTTAAGTAATAAATGAGTTGTTTTTAGCTAGTTAAAATAATGACAATTAGATCAACACCCTTTAATTCAAATTGACTACTAGGTTAACAGCAAAAAACTTGCATTTATTTTTATTATTTTTCTGGCTATTTAAGTATTAATATTGGCTATATAAGAGTAGTCATATAATTTAATATTAATGACTTACATTAAGTTTAAATTAAATTTTCACTGTCTTTTATTGTGCGTGTAAATACAGTGTTATTGATTTAACTTAAAACCAACAATGTTATAGTCTATTTAACAATAAGGATCAAGGTTAAAAACTGACCTATTACTGTAATGTGTATGCTAATTTGATCATAAAGGGATTTTTGACTAACCAGCCACAGTAACCTGAACCCTAATTAGCTAGTATTGAAAAATGTTGAATTGAAAGTAAAAACAGAGGATGTAAGTTTATTTAGTAAAGCGTTTTATTTCTCCAAAGCTATTGCTTCAAAAAAAGCCGAGTATTAATAATATACCCGGCTTTACACTTCACACATTGACTCTTTTATTCGACCACTTCACTAATTGTTTTAATAATCGGTTTAGGGTTTAAATTACGATCCCATAATAATGGGTAATTTGTTCTGTTTGGTATTGGGTAGTCGTTTTTCCACGACATGCCATCGTGCAACCCCCAAAAAGTAACGCGGTCTATTTTGTCCCGCTTTGCATAAAACAGTTCGAATAAGGCTTTATAACGTGCGTTTAACTGCGCTTTTACGTCGCTCGGTAGGCCATTTTTGTAAGGGTCAAGGTAGGTTTCAAACTCTTCTAGCTGAAATTGTCGATGCATCATCCCTGTGCCTATTACCTGTCCTTCCTTTGTTATTGGCAGTACGTCTATATCAAGCTCAGTGATCATCACTTTTACACCTTCGGCAGCATAGGCATCAATGGCTTGCTCAATGTATTGCATTTTAGGAAAATTAAGCCCCCAGTGCGCTTGTATGCCTATGCCGTCTATTCGGATCCCTTCCTTTTTTAGCATTTTTATCATGCGAATAATGCCGTCTCTTTTAGCTGGTCGCCATGCGTTAAAATCATTGTAGTAAAGCTCCGTATTTGGAGAGTACTGCTGAGCGTATTTAAACGCGGCTTTTACCATGGTATCGCCATCGCCCACGCGTTCAACCCACACAGTAGGACGATAAGAGCCATCATCATCAATAACTTCGTTAACTACATCCCACGCATCTACTTTGTTTTTATAGCGCCCTGCTACAAGCTCTATGTGTTTACGCATTTGTTCTAGCTGTTGCGTGGGTGTATTTGGTTTGTTTTTATGGTTTGTAAAAAACCATGCAGGTGTTTGGTTATGCCACACTAAAGTATGTCCTACGGTAAACATGTCGTTTTGCTTAGCAAAGCTTATAAATGCATCTGCGCCACTAAAATCAATGCTACCTTTACTCGGATATATTATTTCTGCCTTCATGGCGTTTTCAAGAGTAACGGTATTAAACTGCTTAGCAATAATTGACTGTGCAGCCATATTTTTGCCTGTCACTATGTCCTGATTTACTGCAACCCCCATTTTAAATGAGTCTGTAAAAATGTTTTTAAGTAGCTCGTCGGCCTTGGCTGTTGTGCAAAAAGGCAGCGAGAGGAAAAGCATAGCGAGTGTAATTTTTTTATGCATATGTGCTCCGTTGAGTCATTATTATTTTTTATGACAAATATCATACAACGAAATAAATAAATGATATAGTCAATTTGACTACTAAATATAAATTAATAGATTCGAGTAACTGCCCATGCTAAAAACTCACAAAAAAACACTAAGTTTAATTATATTAATGCTCTGTTTAAATAAAGCTGCGCTGGCGCAGCATCCTCAAAATGCCCCCTTGCTTAATAACAATGAAAACAATCAAACCTGTTCGATTAAACATGGCCAATCGCCTTTAATTAAAGGTATAAAACCAACCCTAGTTAGTGATAAGTTTTTGTTTTTAGAAGGCCCAACATGGTCAAGCCAAGACAATGCGTTTTACTTTTCAGAAATGAATTTTGCAAGTTCGCAAGCTCTCGGGCCCGACTCAACCATTTATAAATTAGTGCTGCCCAATACCCTTACCACTTATTTAAAACACAGTGGCACAAATGGTTTATATGCCAAAGGCGAAAGCCTCTATACGCTTAACCACAATACGCAGTCGCTTTCTAAAATTAATATAAAAAGTAAAACGACTACCGTACTAGTTGATAAATTTGATGGGCTAAGTTTTAGTTCGCCTAACGATATGACCATGCATAAAAATGGCGATATATTTTTTACCGATCCCAACTGGCAACTCGGCGAACGACCTCAACAGATGCCCTATACTGGGGTTTATAAGTTAAGTAATATCGGCACACTTAGCTTAATAGATGCCACTCTTGAAAAGCCAAACGGTATTGCGCTATCCCCAGATCAACGCACACTATACATTGGCGACTTTAGTAACCGCGTAAGCAAATATACTATTGATAAAAGTGGTGAAATTTCACCGCGTGAAGACTTTATTAAAGTAACCTCGCCCGATGGTATAAAAGTAGATTGTGCAGGCAACATTTATGTAAGTAGCCATAGTAAGGGAGTGATTAATATTTATACTTCTAGCGGCATACTCATAGATAAAATAAAACTTGGCGCTAATGTAACTAACCTTGCTTTTGGAGGAAAAGAGAAAAAAACATTATTAATAACAACCGCTAAGGGGTTATTTACGCTTAATGTTAAAGGAGCTGGTTTAGCTAATTAATCAAATACACCGGTGTAGAATGATACACCGGTATACTTATATCAATTTATGTATAACCTTAATTAAGGGTATTGTTGTAAAACTTAAAGTTACCCGATACATGTAACATAGCTAACATGTATAACGAGCCGTTATAGTAACGATAATTACCTGTTGGTTGCGATAAAGACCAAAAGTCATTAAAAAACTCATTTGCCTGTCCCGAACTTGTAGAAGCCAGTAATGCCACTGCATTCGCTGCTTTTTGGCCTTCTCCTGCACAACCTCTATTTTGGGCCCCACCATAAGCGTAAACTTGCTCATAACAATTTTGGCTGTTATTTGTTTTAGCATAACTTAAAAAGCCAAGTGCTTTATTAACTGCATTTTTATGCCACGCCTGGGCACCCATTAAGTGTGCGTCTAAGCCAACATTCATAATTACGCGCCATGCATCAAACTCGTACCAATGCCCAGGGTTTGCTTGGCCATTAAAAATATAGCCAATAACTGGGCTGCCATCTAAACGCGATAAAAATGTAGGTAAATTCCAATGCGGATTATCATTTACTTTTGTAAAATGGTTTTTAAGTAAGGCTCTACTTTTTGTAGCGACTGCTTTCCAATAGTTTTTGTCGGCTTGATTAGTCACGTTATTTGCAAAGTAGTCATAAAACGCAGGTATATGATAAGAGGGATCGGTAAGGTTATCGATGTATGGTGAAAATCGAATTATTTGGTTTTCCATTAACTTATTTTTAATCGTGTTGAGCATTGTTATGGCATCGGCATAATAGTTAAATTCGCCCGAATTTCCCCATCGAGCCGAAGCATTAAGTAGTGCAAATGCAAAATATTCTTCGCCGTCAGGTGCAGGGCCTTCATCAACTTTGTATACAAAGCCATTATTGTTTAGTTTTAATTGCCACGCATATACACCGCGTTTTTTTGGATCTGGGTGATTTTCTGGATTTTTTTGATATGCTTTTGCAAAACGCCATAAGTTATCAAATTGCTGCCGCTTATTTAACATGACAGCAGCCGTCATACCCCACGACTGCCCTTCTGTTCTAATATCGTCACCTGTGTCTGGGTTTATGGCTTTAATATAATGTGCTTTATAAACACCATTTTCTGAGTATGGGTAATACAATTGCTGGGTATTATTACTTCCAAACATATTGTTAAAAGTACTATTTACCTTTTGTTGTATATTTGTTTTGCCCATTTCTTGTGCGAGGTTTCGGTAAGCGCCCGAGCTGTCTGCGCCTACACTCGATGGGTTATTGTTAAATGCAGCAATTGTTTGGTAGCTTATTAACGATAACAATAAAGTTGTAATTTTAAAAAGTACTTTCATGCTTATCCTCTTTATTTGAATTATATCAGCGTGCAAACTCAATATAGTCTTTTAGACTATTTGATCAAGTAATTCTCAAAAATATTTGTTTGTTTTATAAACCAAATGAAATGTGTGAGGTGTTTAAGAAGTGTTTAAAAATACAAAAAGCCGCTTAATAAAGCGGCCTTGAACGATGTAAATAATACTAAAAAGTATATTTAGCGGTTATTCATTAATTATTGCTTTTTAATCCTTTACCCGTGGCAGCCCAATAAATACCGCCATAAATA
The sequence above is drawn from the Pseudoalteromonas espejiana DSM 9414 genome and encodes:
- a CDS encoding glycosyl hydrolase family 8; its protein translation is MKVLFKITTLLLSLISYQTIAAFNNNPSSVGADSSGAYRNLAQEMGKTNIQQKVNSTFNNMFGSNNTQQLYYPYSENGVYKAHYIKAINPDTGDDIRTEGQSWGMTAAVMLNKRQQFDNLWRFAKAYQKNPENHPDPKKRGVYAWQLKLNNNGFVYKVDEGPAPDGEEYFAFALLNASARWGNSGEFNYYADAITMLNTIKNKLMENQIIRFSPYIDNLTDPSYHIPAFYDYFANNVTNQADKNYWKAVATKSRALLKNHFTKVNDNPHWNLPTFLSRLDGSPVIGYIFNGQANPGHWYEFDAWRVIMNVGLDAHLMGAQAWHKNAVNKALGFLSYAKTNNSQNCYEQVYAYGGAQNRGCAGEGQKAANAVALLASTSSGQANEFFNDFWSLSQPTGNYRYYNGSLYMLAMLHVSGNFKFYNNTLN
- a CDS encoding SMP-30/gluconolactonase/LRE family protein, with the translated sequence MLKTHKKTLSLIILMLCLNKAALAQHPQNAPLLNNNENNQTCSIKHGQSPLIKGIKPTLVSDKFLFLEGPTWSSQDNAFYFSEMNFASSQALGPDSTIYKLVLPNTLTTYLKHSGTNGLYAKGESLYTLNHNTQSLSKINIKSKTTTVLVDKFDGLSFSSPNDMTMHKNGDIFFTDPNWQLGERPQQMPYTGVYKLSNIGTLSLIDATLEKPNGIALSPDQRTLYIGDFSNRVSKYTIDKSGEISPREDFIKVTSPDGIKVDCAGNIYVSSHSKGVINIYTSSGILIDKIKLGANVTNLAFGGKEKKTLLITTAKGLFTLNVKGAGLAN
- a CDS encoding endo-1,4-beta-xylanase; its protein translation is MKKLTVRNSTFVALMSLLVACGGSNNDPEVPQVAEIVEPDTSETETPEAADIINGGFEEDSAGQTAPVGNWVFRPDQESTASATIEIIESQEGINSYIGSKAAEVVVNTLGDNPWGIEIAYEDIPITGGKNYEFSVWAKGEEGTSADFWIQTPAPDYGQLSLVKETFTGEWQKITLTAATAEADSLVRLAIHFSKEENIGKSIYLDEFSGFILDDVPAQEIPDVQYSAVTAQSLKALAPNFNIGVAVPAGGFSNSIIDRPEIKTLVEQHFNQLSAENIMKPTYLQPTQGEFFYDDSDELVNYAKQNSLTVHGHVFVWHSQIAPWMKSFQGDKAAWITMMKNHITQIAAHFEEEGSNDTVVSWDVVNEAFMENGKYRGEKTTNDSADESVWFENIGAEYLPLAYKAARAADPDADLYYNDYNLIWNADKLDAVISMVNNFQDSGIPIDGIGFQSHISLNSPDISTIQAQLQKAVDIRPKIKVKITELDVRMNNEGGIPLTYLTSERADEQKQYYYDIVKTYLETVPEDQRGGITIWGVIDEDSWLQNWPEPTTEWPLLFFNDFTAKPALQGFANALKELIEVVEPAPSAELLTNGDFESGLNSWQARGSASITLETTQAHSGNNSALVQGRTETWNGLQKDVKGLFTADKTYNVSAWVKLSDDTSTVSPGIKLTLQIEHASTEYLELTPVTTVAAGDWVKLSGTYTHSITTQESAALLYVESNELTADFYVDEVSVTLVE
- a CDS encoding endo-1,4-beta-xylanase, which gives rise to MHKKITLAMLFLSLPFCTTAKADELLKNIFTDSFKMGVAVNQDIVTGKNMAAQSIIAKQFNTVTLENAMKAEIIYPSKGSIDFSGADAFISFAKQNDMFTVGHTLVWHNQTPAWFFTNHKNKPNTPTQQLEQMRKHIELVAGRYKNKVDAWDVVNEVIDDDGSYRPTVWVERVGDGDTMVKAAFKYAQQYSPNTELYYNDFNAWRPAKRDGIIRMIKMLKKEGIRIDGIGIQAHWGLNFPKMQYIEQAIDAYAAEGVKVMITELDIDVLPITKEGQVIGTGMMHRQFQLEEFETYLDPYKNGLPSDVKAQLNARYKALFELFYAKRDKIDRVTFWGLHDGMSWKNDYPIPNRTNYPLLWDRNLNPKPIIKTISEVVE
- a CDS encoding ATP-dependent nuclease, coding for MYINSIKVKNFRLIKNAVLNLKGDEQELKKDDDKLSLLIGRNNTGKTSFIVLLERFLGSKNPVFQFDDFPLSLREKLLSIDRNTNVENLAISLLLDIKYDVKDNLANVSDFILDLDDKQRSVKIYFEAKILLNPLLKELDKISDRHDDYIKKYLYKFLQTKVYALEDESDLELINQVKLEEQVRDWTTVKNLINIQVIHAKRDVASSESGNKKAVLSRLTSAYYNKKNKLSFDDITAINKSMIDMDASLNELYKSQFKGFLDTAKEFLGLHNLGVISALESEGVVENFSKVIYGKLEEQLPEHLNGLGYMNILYLILQIEIRKLDFEDAPKDINLLIIEEPEAHTHPQMQYVFIDKVKNLVSTIPNLQTLITSHSSHIVNRSDFKSIRYFLKSEGTAKIKDFYRDLNEKYSAEDEKANKDEKANFKFLQQYLTVHSSELFFSEKIIFIEGTTEKLLLPLFINQLDKDNKDTSSYNPISSQNISILEVGANAKAFRHFIDFLQIKTLVITDIDTAIKNGSNYPAAPVKGSLIQVTLVLNII